From Desmodus rotundus isolate HL8 chromosome 10, HLdesRot8A.1, whole genome shotgun sequence, one genomic window encodes:
- the CHRNB4 gene encoding neuronal acetylcholine receptor subunit beta-4: MRGAHPLVLFSLAALCGRGDCRVANAEEKLMDDLLNKTRYSNLIRPATNSSQLISIQLQLSLAQLISVNEREQIMTTNVWLKQEWTDNRLAWNSSRYEGVNILRIPAKRIWLPDIVLYNNADGTYEVSLYTNVVVHANGSIMWLPPAICKSTCKIEVKHFPFDQQNCSLKFRSWTYDHTEIDMVLKSPTASMDDFTPSGEWDIVALPGRRTVNPQDPSYVDVTYDFIIRRKPLFYTINVIIPCVLITSLAILVFYLPSDCGEKMTLCISVLLALTVFLLLISKIVPPTSLDVPLIGKYLMFTMVLVTFSIVTSVCVLNVHHRSPSTHTMAPWVRRCFLHQLPAYLFMKRPDSKPPRVAQPRQSHPPQSEATATATSATGPASSSSLYGSSMYFVSPASDTPKSPSGSDLVRTPRDFRLRPSGRFQQDVQEALEGVSFIAQHMKSDDEDQNVVEDWKYVAMVVDRLFLWVFVVVCVLGTVGLFLPPLFQTHTPSRGS, translated from the exons ATGAGGGGCGCACACCCCCTGGTCCTTTTCTCCCTGGCTGCCCTTTGCGGCCGCG GGGACTGCCGAGTGGCCAACGCTGAGGAGAAGCTCATGGACGACCTTCTGAACAAAACCCGCTACAGCAACCTGATCCGCCCAGCCACCAACTCCTCTCAGCTCATCTCCATCCAGCTGCAGCTCTCCCTGGCGCAACTCATCAGCGTG aaTGAGAGAGAACAGATCATGACCACCAACGTCTGGCTGAAGCAG GAATGGACTGACAACCGCCTGGCCTGGAACAGCTCCCGCTACGAGGGCGTGAACATCTTGCGGATCCCCGCAAAGCGCATCTGGCTGCCTGACATCGTGCTCTACAACAA TGCCGACGGGACCTACGAAGTGTCTCTCTACACCAATGTGGTGGTCCACGCCAATGGCAGCATCATGTGGCTGCCCCCAGCCATCTGCAAAAGCACCTGCAAGATCGAGGTGAAGCACTTCCCCTTCGACCAGCAGAACTGCAGCCTCAAATTCCGCTCCTGGACCTACGACCACACAGAGATCGACATGGTGCTGAAGTCACCCACGGCCAGCATGGACGACTTCACCCCCAGTGGCGAGTGGGACATAGTGGCCCTCCCGGGGCGGAGGACAGTGAACCCACAGGACCCAAGCTACGTGGACGTGACATACGACTTCATCATCAGGCGCAAGCCCCTCTTCTACACCATCAACGTCATCATCCCCTGTGTGCTCATCACCTCGCTGGCCATCCTCGTCTTCTACCTGCCATCCGACTGTGGCGAGAAGATGACGCTGTGCATCTCCGTGCTGCTGGCGCTCACCGTCTTCCTGCTGCTCATCTCCAAGATTGTGCCACCCACCTCCCTGGACGTGCCGCTCATCGGCAAGTACCTCATGTTCACCATGGTGCTGGTCACCTTCTCCATCGTCACCAGCGTGTGCGTGCTCAACGTGCACCACCGCTCACCCAGCACCCACACCATGGCGCCCTGGGTCAGGCGCTGCTTCCTGCACCAGCTGCCTGCCTACCTCTTCATGAAGCGCCCTGACAGCAAACCCCCAAGGGTCGCCCAGCCCAGACAGTCTCACCCGCCCCAGTCTGaggccactgccactgccacctcaGCCACAGGCCCTGCCAGCTCCTCCAGCTTGTACGGGAGCTCCATGTACTTTGTGAGTCCTGCCTCTGACACTCCCAAGTCCCCATCCGGCTCCGACTTGGTGAGGACCCCCAGGGATTTCCGGCTGAGGCCTTCTGGGAGGTTCCAGCAGGACGTGCAGGAGGCGTTGGAAGGCGTCAGCTTCATTGCCCAGCACATGAAGAGTGACGATGAGGACCAGAAC GTCGTGGAGGACTGGAAATATGTGGCCATGGTGGTGGACCGGCTGTTCCTGTGGGTGTTCGTGGTTGTGTGCgtgctgggcactgtgggccttttcctgcctcccctcttCCAGACCCACACGCCGTCTAGGGGGTCCTAG
- the CHRNA3 gene encoding neuronal acetylcholine receptor subunit alpha-3 produces MGAHLHRAHPLMGLLLLISVASGSEAEHRLFDRLFEDYNEIIRPVANVSDPVIIQFEVSMSQLVKVDEVNQIMETNLWLKQIWNDYKLKWNPSDYDGAEFLRVPAQKIWKPDIVLYNNAVGDFQVDDKTKALLKYTGEVTWIPPAIFKSSCKIDVTYFPFDYQNCTMKFGSWSYDKAKIDLVLIGSSMNLKDYWESGEWAIIRAPGYKHDIKYNCCEEIYPDITYSLYIRRLPLFYTINLIIPCLLISFLTVLVFYLPSDCGEKVTLCISVLLSLTVFLLVITETIPSTSLVIPLIGEYLLFTMIFVTLSIVITVFVLNVHYRTPTTHTMPTWVKTIFLTLLPRVMFMTRPAGSEGNTPRPRPVHSAEPSSLNCFSRVGSKGCQEGHPCQDGLCRYCYHRGTKISNFTANLTRSSSTESVDAVLSLSALSPEIKEAIQSVKYIAENMKAQNEAKEIQDDWKYVAMVIDRIFLWVFILVCILGTAGLFLQPLMARDDT; encoded by the exons ATGGGCGCACACTTGCACCGGGCGCACCCACTTATGGGGCTCCTGCTGCTGATATCAG TGGCCAGCGGCTCCGAGGCCGAGCACCGTCTGTTCGATCGGCTGTTTGAAGATTACAATGAGATCATCCGTCCTGTGGCCAACGTGTCTGACCCCGTCATCATCCAGTTTGAAGTGTCCATGTCCCAGCTGGTGAAGGTG GACGAAGTAAACCAGATCATGGAGACCAACCTGTGGCTCAAGCAA aTCTGGAATGACTACAAGCTGAAGTGGAACCCCTCTGACTACGATGGGGCGGAGTTCCTGCGTGTCCCTGCACAGAAGATCTGGAAGCCCGACATCGTGCTCTACAACAA TGCAGTTGGGGACTTCCAGGTGGATGACAAGACCAAAGCTCTACTCAAGTATACAGGGGAAGTGACGTGGATACCTCCGGCCATCTTTAAGAGCTCGTGCAAAATTGATGTGACCTACTTCCCGTTTGATTACCAGAACTGCACCATGAAGTTCGGGTCCTGGTCCTACGACAAGGCGAAAATCGACCTGGTCCTCATTGGCTCCTCCATGAACCTCAAGGACTACTGGGAGAGCGGCGAATGGGCCATCATCCGAGCCCCAGGCTACAAGCACGACATCAAGTACAACTGCTGTGAGGAGATCTACCCGGACATCACGTACTCGCTGTACATCCGGCGCCTGCCGCTCTTCTACACCATCAACCTCATCATCCCCTGCCTGCTCATCTCCTTCCTCACCGTGCTCGTCTTCTACCTGCCCTCCGACTGCGGAGAGAAGGTGACCCTCTGCATCTCGGTCCTCCTGTCCTTGACTGTCTTCCTCCTGGTGATCACCGAGACCATCCCCTCCACCTCACTGGTCATCCCCCTGATTGGCGAGTACCTTCTGTTCACGATGATCTTTGTCACCTTGTCCATCGTCATCACCGTCTTCGTGCTCAACGTGCACTACAggacccccaccacacacacgaTGCCCACGTGGGTGAAGACCATATTCTTGACCTTGCTTCCCAGGGTCATGTTCATGACCAGGCCAGCAGGCAGTGAGGGTAACACACCAAGGCCAAGACCAGTCCACAGTGCTGAGCCCTCCAGCCTGAACTGCTTCAGCCGTGTGGGGTCCAAGGGCTGCCAGGAAGGCCACCCCTGCCAGGATGGGCTGTGCCGATACTGCTACCACCGCGGGACAAAGATCTCCAACTTCACCGCCAACCTCACGAGAAGCTCCAGCACCGAATCTGTCGACGCCGTGCTCTCGCTTTCTGCTCTGTCACCAGAAATCAAAGAAGCCATCCAAAGTGTCAAGTACATTGCTGAAAATATGAAAGCACAAAATGAAGCCAAAGAG atTCAAGACGACTGGAAGTATGTAGCCATGGTGATAGACCGTATTTTCCTGTGGGTGTTCATCCTGGTCTGCATTTTAGGGACGGCCGGGCTGTTTCTGCAGCCCTTGATGGCCCGGGATGACACCTGA
- the CHRNA5 gene encoding neuronal acetylcholine receptor subunit alpha-5, translating into MAVRGSRLVVLRLLLLVPLVGPGGAPGGLAEPFFVAKHEDSLFKDLFQDYERWVRPVEHLNDKIRIKFGLAISQLVDVDEKNQLMTTNVWLKQEWRDVKLRWNPDNYGGIRVIRVPSDSLWTPDIVLFDNADGRFEGASTKTVVRYDGTVTWTPPANYKSSCTIDVTFFPFDLQNCSMKFGSWTYDGSQVDIILEDQNVDKRDFFDNGEWEIVSATGSKGNRTDSCCWYPYITYSFVIKRLPLFYTLFLIIPCIGLSFLTVLVFYLPSNEGEKICLCTSVLVSLTVFLLVIEEIIPSSSKVIPLIGEYLVFTMIFVTLSIMVTVFAINIHHRCPSTHNTMAPWVRKIFLHKLPKLLCMRSHADRYFTQKEETERSSGPKSSRNTLEAALDSIRYITRHVMKENDVREVVGDWKFIAQVLDRLFLWTFLLVSVVGSLGLFVPVIYKWANIAVPVQIGNAIK; encoded by the exons GATTAGCTGAACCTTTCTTTGTTGCAAAACATGAAGATAGCTTGTTTAAGGATTTATTCCAAGACTATGAAAGATGGGTTCGTCCTGTGGAACACCTGAAtgacaaaataagaataaagtttGGCCTTGCAATATCTCAGTTGGTGGACGTG GATGAGAAAAATCAGTTAATGACAACAAATGTCTGGCTGAAACAG GAATGGAGAGATGTAAAACTCAGGTGGAACCCTGACAACTATGGAGGGATCAGGGTCATACGTGTCCCTTCAGACTCTCTCTGGACCCCAGACATCGTGTTGTTTGATAA cGCAGACGGACGTTTCGAAGGGGCCAGCACGAAAACCGTTGTCAGGTATGATGGCACCGTTACCTGGACCCCACCGGCAAACTACAAAAGTTCCTGTACCATAGATGTCACATTTTTCCCATTCGATCTCCAGAACTGTTCTATGAAGTTTGGTTCTTGGACTTATGATGGATCACAGGTGGACATAATTTTAGAAGACCAAAATGTAGACAAGAGGGATTTTTTTGATAATGGAGAATGGGAGATTGTGAGTGCAACAGGAAGCAAAGGGAACAGAACCGACAGCTGTTGCTGGTACCCGTATATCACTTACTCGTTTGTGATTAAGCGTCTGCCTCTCTTTTATACCTTGTTCCTTATTATCCCCTGTATTGGGCTCTCGTTTTTAACTGTACTTGTCTTCTATCTTCCTTCAAATGAAGGTGAGAAGATTTGCCTCTGCACTTCAGTACTTGTCTCTTTGACTGTCTTCCTTCTGGTTATTGAAGAGATCATACCCTCCTCTTCAAAAGTAATACCTCTGATTGGGGAGTATCTGGTGTTTACCATGATTTTTGTGACACTGTCAATTATGGTGACGGTCTTTGCCATCAACATTCATCATCGCTGCCCCTCAACACACAACACCATGGCCCCGTGGGTGCGCAAGATATTTCTCCACAAGCTTCCAAAACTGCTCTGCATGAGAAGTCACGCCGATAGGTACTTCACAcagaaggaggaaactgagaggaGCAGTGGACCAAAATCTTCCAGAAACACATTGGAAGCTGCACTTGATTCCATTCGATATATTACAAGACATGTCATGAAGGAGAACGATGTCCGTGAG gTTGTTGGAGATTGGAAGTTCATAGCCCAGGTTCTGGATCGGCTGTTTCTGTGGACTTTTCTTCTGGTTTCAGTTGTTGGCTCTCTCGGGCTTTTTGTTCCTGTGATTTATAAATGGGCGAATATAGCAGTCCCTGTTCAAATTGGAAATGCAATTAAGTGA